The genomic interval CGAGAAAAATTCTGTCTGAATCAAATAAACCTGTGTTATTGCTAAATTAATTAATTCCGATTTAGAAGGTATGCTCTCTTCTCTGTATATTAATAAACTGATATTCAATACAAATTGTTAAACAATACCTGTACAGAATCCTTCTATGGGAATACCAACATATTCGTCGGGAGATCCTCTTCTAGATTTCTTTTATATCTTATTTAATGGAATCTCTGAAGTTCCTTTGTTAAGTTCGCCCGTAACTGGTATATTTATTCTTGCTGGTGTGCTACTGGCATCACGTAAAGCAGGTATAATGATGGTGGCCGCGGGTTTAATTGGAGCGGCAACAGCGTTACTACTCGGTGCAGATTACGGTCTTGTTACATTTGGTTTGTTTGGATACAACTCTATATTAACCGGAATGGCATTTTGGTCTGGTCCATTTGTAAAAGCAAATCGTGTGACACTTACAATTTCGATATTTGGAGCAATTATTACAGCTGTGGCGTGGATGGCATTTTCGCACTTTATGGGAGATTTATTCAGTCCAGATGATAAGGGTGGAATAGCTAACTCAGTAGCTATTCCAGGATTCACATCCTCATTTATATTCACAACTTGGGCTATGATGTATGCAAGTAAGCGTTACGGACACGATGTTTGGCCAGAAGTTCCTCTATCTGCAAAAGAGGACAAAATATCCGGAAGTGATAATCCAGTCCAACTAAAACCCGAAAATTTCAAATGGACACCCAAAGAATTTATTATTGCTACATTAAAGGGTGTGTCTCAGGTTACCTTTGTTGAGAATTGGAAGACAGGAGTGTTTTGGGTTGTTGGACTTACTTTAACATTCGAATTGGCTCCCCTTATCGCTGGTGTTCAAGATAGGCCATGGTTTACAAATGGGTATACAGCACAATGGAATGAATATTCGCCATTGTATCTTGCTGGACTTATGGCGCTTATTGGATCAGCAATAGGTGCTGCGTTGTCGATACTAATGAAGTTGCCTACTCAAGAAACTAGAATAGGTTTGCATGGGTTCAACCAGGTATTAGTAATGATTGCCCTGACTAGTTTTGTACCCCTAACGTGGCAGTCATTCTTTATGGCGGTACTTGCTACTGTTGCTTGTTCTGTAATTGTAATGCCTGCACTTCAGCGGTTCTTTGGACAATGGGGGTTACCCGCACTCACCGGACCATTCGTGTTTACTGCGTGGGTATGGCTAATTGCAATCTTTGGATTTTCCAACATTCCTGCAGGAATAGGATGGTCCAGACCTGAGGGATAGGATTTTTTTTTAGATCCTTTCAAATCTTTTTTTTTGGAAAAAAATACTGACCAATTTTTTTAATTAAAGTAATATTTTACATGGTATAACTTATCTTGTTGTCTGAGCTTGAGATAGATTTGAATAAGATCAAATCCGATTCCACTCTTTCTGATACACAAAAAATCAAAATGTTCTGTGATTTAATGAAAGACCGTAATACTGAACCTATAGTATTAAGGCTCTCTGGATATGTTAAACAAAAACCTATGAAGATCGATTACCTTCTTACTTTTACTCCCAATAGAATTATCTTGTTAAGGAAGAACTTTATTCGCAAACTCACTGATCCTGGCTTTGTAGCCGGACTTGGACCACATCTTTACTATATATTGTCAAAAAAAATTGAATATTCAGATATTAAGAAAAAAGATTCCTTTGTTTTAAAGGGTGATTCACAACCTAGTGATGAAACTTCTATACTTTACAAAAATATTACAAAATTTGTATTCTATCCTGACGACAAAACTTTGGTTTCAAATATGCTTGGAACTGCGATAAAGGAAAATGTGTTGATTATTCATACAAATGACGAAAAATATGAATTTATTCTGCCAACTGGCAAAAATGGTGCTTATGACAAAACACTATATTGGTTAAAGATGTGTTTACCTGTAAAAATCTCAAAAAAATAACTATTTAGTCGATGTCGACTAAATCAAAAAGATCGAATTGTTATTGTTCATATATATTGATTATTATTTTGAATTTTAAAATAATTCACTACGTTTGTTATATGTGAATTAAACATGATGTTAGCCCCAAGAGAAATTGAAAAGATGATGATATGGACGGCGGCTCAAATCGCCGAGGGAAGAAAACAAAAGGGAATAAAACTTAATTACCCTGAATCAATCGCTTATATAGCCAATTTTGTTGTAGAAGGAGCACGAGAAGGAAAATCGGTAGCAGAATTAATGACATCTGCAAGAAACATTTTAAAAAGAACAGATGTTATGGAAGGAGTACCTGAGATGATACATACTGTACAAGTTGAAGTAACGTTTCCAGACGGAACAAAGCTCGTTACGGTCCACGACCCGGTTCAATAGGTGAAAATGATGACAATCAGATTTATTTCAAGATTGATAGTAAGTGGAGGTTCTAGTTTACAATGATACCCGGAGAATATGTTTTATCTGAAGGTGACGTATTATGTAATGAAAACAGAAAAACAACCAAGGTTACTGTGAAACATACTGGCGATAGGCCATGTCAAATAGGATCTCATACACACTTTTTTGAAATAAACAAAGTCCTTGATTTTCCAAGAGAAAAAGCATTTGGATATCGACTAAATATTCCAGCCGGAACTTCAGTGAGATTTGAACCAGGTGATACTAAAGAAGTTGAACTTTGTGAATTAGGAGGTTCAAAGGTTTGCTTTGGATTTAATGGATTAACTAATGGAAGCATGAAATCTGGCAATATAAAAAAATCTGCATTTGAAAAGGCCAAGTTCCTTGGTTTTAAAGGAATGGGTAGTAATTAGGAGAGGATATGTAATTGGTTCTAAAATTAACTAAAAAACAATATACGGACTTATTTGGAGCAACTAAAGGAGACAAAATTCGCTTAGGCGATACTGATCTCTTAATTGAGATTGAGAAAGATTTGATCTCCCATGGTGATGAGTGTGTTTTCGGTGGTGGTAAAACTCTCCGAGATGGATTAGCTCAAACACCAGGTGTTACCAATGCTGCAGGAGCTTTAGACTTTGTTATCACAAATGCCGTCGTCTTGGACCCTGTAGTAGGAATTGTGAAAGGTGACATTGGTATTAAGGACGGTAAAATCGCAGGTATAGGAAAAGCAGGAAATCCATTAGTAATGGATGATGTGGATAGAAATCTTGTAGTATCAGCATGTACTGAAGCTACTGCTGGTGAACACACCATATGTACTCCAGGTCACTTTGATACACACATACACATGATTTCCCCTCAACAATACATAGACGGTATTAGTAATGGTATTTGCAACATGATAGGCGGAGGTACTGGCCCTGCAGATGGTACTAATGCCACTACCTGCACACCAGGTACATTTAACATTAGCAGGATGCTCGAATCAATTGAAGATACCCCCATGAATTGGGGATTCCTTGGAAAAGGTAATGATTCTCATCCTTCTCTTGCAACACAGATGGAACAAATTGAAGCAGGTGCTTGTGGATTAAAAGATCATGAGGACTGGGGGACGACGGCAGCAGTTTTGGATGCATCACTTCGTGCAGCCGATTTAACTGATGTACAAGTTGCAATCCATACTGACTCAATCAATGAATGTGCCTATTTGGAGGATACAATTAATGCAATTGATGGTAGAGTAGTTCATAGTTACCACACAGAAGGAGCGGGTGGTGGTCATGCACCGGATATTATAGCAATAGCTTCAGAGCAAAACGTTTTACCGTCTTCGACCAATCCAACAAGACCATTCACAGTTAACACAGTAGATGAGCATCTTGATATGCTTATGTTTTGTCACCATCTTAATCCAGCAGTTGCAGAAGATGTTGCTTTTGCAGATTCAAGAATCAGAGCAGAGACTATCGCAGCAGAAGATGTAATGCATGATGAAGGTATTCTAAGTATGTATTCATCTGACAGTCAGGCTATGGGTAGAATTGGTGAGGTAGTAATACGTGCATGGCAAACTGCAGATAAAATGAAAAAGATGAAAGGAAAGCTAAAAGATGAAGAGGGAGATAACGATAACTTGAGAGCAAAGCGTTACATTTCAAAAACTACAATTAACCCTGCCATTACACATGGTGTCGCTGATTATCTAGGATCACTTGAGGTAGGAAAATATGCTGATATTGTTATGTATAATACCGCATTCTTTGCCGCAAAACCAAAGATGGTCTTTAAAGGCGGGTTTATCGCATGGTCCATAATGGGAGATCCAAATGCTTCTCTGCCAACACCAGAACCCGTTTATTATAGACCGATGTTTGGTGCCATGGGACGCGCTGTAAAGAAGACTTCATTTACTTTCATGTCAAAGAAATCAATCGAACTTGGAGTACCTCAAAAATTAGGATTAGAGAAGACCACTCTAGCAGTAAAGAATTGTAGAAGCATAGGAAAGAAAGATATGATGTGGAACGATAAAACACCAGAGATTACGGTCGATCCTGAGACATATGAGGTTAAGATAGATGGACAAATCGCAACCGTAGATCCCGCAACGGAGTTAACTTTAGCTCAGAGATACTTTATGGCCTAGACGCACAACCACATTTTTATTTTCAAATTTTTTATTTTCAAATTTCTGATACATTTATCTCTTGGTCTTTAAATCTAAAAATTATGTCTTCGCCACAAAATTTTGGAGTTTGGAAACCAATCGCCGAAAACATCGAATTTAATGCCTTAGAATCAAATTCTAATGCCGTTATGGCCGTAGCAGATACTGTGAGAACAACATTGGGGCCAAAAGGTCTCGATAAGCTTTTGATTGATCAATCTATGAATAGACATGTATCAAATGATG from Candidatus Nitrosocosmicus hydrocola carries:
- the ureB gene encoding urease subunit beta, producing MIPGEYVLSEGDVLCNENRKTTKVTVKHTGDRPCQIGSHTHFFEINKVLDFPREKAFGYRLNIPAGTSVRFEPGDTKEVELCELGGSKVCFGFNGLTNGSMKSGNIKKSAFEKAKFLGFKGMGSN
- a CDS encoding urea transporter, with product MGIPTYSSGDPLLDFFYILFNGISEVPLLSSPVTGIFILAGVLLASRKAGIMMVAAGLIGAATALLLGADYGLVTFGLFGYNSILTGMAFWSGPFVKANRVTLTISIFGAIITAVAWMAFSHFMGDLFSPDDKGGIANSVAIPGFTSSFIFTTWAMMYASKRYGHDVWPEVPLSAKEDKISGSDNPVQLKPENFKWTPKEFIIATLKGVSQVTFVENWKTGVFWVVGLTLTFELAPLIAGVQDRPWFTNGYTAQWNEYSPLYLAGLMALIGSAIGAALSILMKLPTQETRIGLHGFNQVLVMIALTSFVPLTWQSFFMAVLATVACSVIVMPALQRFFGQWGLPALTGPFVFTAWVWLIAIFGFSNIPAGIGWSRPEG
- the ureC gene encoding urease subunit alpha, coding for MVLKLTKKQYTDLFGATKGDKIRLGDTDLLIEIEKDLISHGDECVFGGGKTLRDGLAQTPGVTNAAGALDFVITNAVVLDPVVGIVKGDIGIKDGKIAGIGKAGNPLVMDDVDRNLVVSACTEATAGEHTICTPGHFDTHIHMISPQQYIDGISNGICNMIGGGTGPADGTNATTCTPGTFNISRMLESIEDTPMNWGFLGKGNDSHPSLATQMEQIEAGACGLKDHEDWGTTAAVLDASLRAADLTDVQVAIHTDSINECAYLEDTINAIDGRVVHSYHTEGAGGGHAPDIIAIASEQNVLPSSTNPTRPFTVNTVDEHLDMLMFCHHLNPAVAEDVAFADSRIRAETIAAEDVMHDEGILSMYSSDSQAMGRIGEVVIRAWQTADKMKKMKGKLKDEEGDNDNLRAKRYISKTTINPAITHGVADYLGSLEVGKYADIVMYNTAFFAAKPKMVFKGGFIAWSIMGDPNASLPTPEPVYYRPMFGAMGRAVKKTSFTFMSKKSIELGVPQKLGLEKTTLAVKNCRSIGKKDMMWNDKTPEITVDPETYEVKIDGQIATVDPATELTLAQRYFMA
- a CDS encoding urease subunit gamma, with protein sequence MMLAPREIEKMMIWTAAQIAEGRKQKGIKLNYPESIAYIANFVVEGAREGKSVAELMTSARNILKRTDVMEGVPEMIHTVQVEVTFPDGTKLVTVHDPVQ